In one window of Fimbriimonadia bacterium DNA:
- a CDS encoding glutamate--tRNA ligase has product MSVRVRYAPSPTGSPHVGNIRTALFDWLLARHTPGGKFILRIEDTDRAREAPGAREEIMESLRWLGLDWDEGPGVGGPFGPYLQSERLDIYREQIAVLLAKGAAYKCFCTPERLAALREAQEKNKQPTMYDRACRKLSDEEVRRRESAGEPYVIRQALPSEGKTVVQDYLRGPIEFENALLDDPVLIKSDGMPTYHFAAMVDDHLMEITHVIRAEEWISSSPKHAQLYMAFGWEQPIWVHPSIILGPDKKRLSKRHGATGVLDFRSEGYLPDALVNFLALCGWAPGDDREVMTRDELIEAFSLDGVQTSPAIFDHEKLRWMNGVYIRQLAPERFVELCRPYLVEAKLVPEAADDANVEYVRSVLALEQERIRTLPEITDAVSFFFRDDYPFDEKGVEKWFRKHDGLAVLAAAESRLRALDTWTHDDMEAAVERATADLDLEKRAPVIHVLRIALTGRTAGPGLFELMEAMGRDRVLSRIERASTVLAAP; this is encoded by the coding sequence ATGTCCGTTCGCGTTCGCTATGCTCCCAGCCCGACTGGCTCTCCCCACGTAGGCAACATCCGCACTGCCCTCTTCGACTGGCTCCTTGCCCGTCACACCCCTGGCGGAAAGTTCATCTTGCGCATCGAGGACACGGACCGCGCCCGCGAGGCGCCGGGGGCACGCGAAGAGATCATGGAGAGCCTCCGATGGCTCGGGCTCGATTGGGATGAAGGCCCGGGGGTGGGCGGTCCGTTCGGGCCCTACCTACAGAGCGAGCGCCTGGATATCTATCGAGAGCAGATCGCCGTGCTTCTGGCGAAGGGGGCTGCCTACAAGTGCTTCTGCACGCCCGAGCGCCTTGCCGCCCTTCGCGAGGCGCAGGAGAAGAACAAGCAGCCCACCATGTACGACCGAGCCTGCCGTAAGCTCTCGGACGAAGAGGTGAGACGGCGCGAGAGCGCAGGCGAACCATACGTCATCCGACAGGCATTGCCGTCGGAGGGCAAGACGGTGGTGCAAGACTATCTGCGAGGCCCCATCGAATTCGAAAACGCCCTGTTGGACGATCCCGTCCTGATCAAGTCGGACGGCATGCCGACATACCACTTCGCCGCGATGGTGGACGACCACCTGATGGAGATCACGCACGTGATTCGCGCGGAGGAATGGATCAGCAGCTCACCCAAGCACGCCCAGCTCTATATGGCGTTCGGTTGGGAGCAGCCGATCTGGGTTCATCCCTCGATCATTCTCGGGCCGGACAAGAAGCGTCTCAGCAAGCGGCACGGTGCCACCGGAGTTCTGGATTTCCGATCGGAAGGCTACCTGCCCGACGCGCTGGTCAACTTTCTCGCGCTGTGTGGATGGGCCCCAGGCGATGACCGGGAGGTGATGACGCGTGACGAGTTGATTGAGGCCTTCTCGCTGGACGGCGTCCAGACCAGCCCCGCCATCTTCGACCACGAGAAACTCCGGTGGATGAACGGGGTGTACATCCGCCAGCTCGCTCCGGAGCGCTTCGTCGAGCTGTGCAGGCCGTACCTCGTCGAGGCGAAGCTCGTGCCCGAGGCCGCCGATGACGCGAACGTGGAATACGTGCGGAGCGTGTTGGCGCTCGAACAAGAGCGCATCCGCACGCTTCCCGAGATCACCGACGCAGTCTCGTTCTTCTTCCGCGACGACTACCCGTTTGACGAGAAGGGCGTGGAAAAGTGGTTTCGCAAGCACGACGGCCTGGCTGTATTGGCTGCGGCAGAAAGCAGGTTACGGGCGCTCGACACGTGGACGCACGACGACATGGAGGCCGCCGTTGAGAGGGCTACAGCGGACCTCGACCTGGAGAAACGCGCGCCTGTCATCCATGTTTTGCGCATCGCGCTGACGGGACGAACCGCGGGGCCGGGTTTATTCGAGCTGATGGAAGCAATGGGGAGAGATCGGGTCCTCTCGCGCATCGAGCGCGCTTCGACGGTCTTGGCCGCACCGTAG
- a CDS encoding PEP-CTERM sorting domain-containing protein has translation MKVKLASLCFVAAATFVLSGTAFAAWSDNFDSYASGSNLNGQGGWFGWDGVATCGDVVSSVALSSPNSAMIDNGDDTVHTYTGVNSGAWTYTAWMFIPDNFAGKTYFILLNTYNNGGPYSWSVQLTFDSATGKVTDDIGSGLSLPYIVGAWAEIKVDFDLTADTKSIYYGGNLLGASGWKNDGVLNLAAVDLYSEGSPVYYDNLSLVPEPGTLAALVFGLGALVIRRKRS, from the coding sequence ATGAAAGTGAAACTTGCCTCTCTTTGCTTTGTCGCCGCGGCGACCTTCGTGCTCTCGGGCACGGCCTTCGCAGCGTGGTCGGATAACTTCGATTCATATGCTTCCGGTTCGAACCTGAATGGCCAGGGCGGCTGGTTCGGCTGGGACGGCGTGGCCACTTGTGGCGACGTCGTCAGCTCGGTCGCACTCAGCAGCCCGAACTCGGCGATGATCGACAACGGTGACGATACGGTCCACACCTACACCGGCGTAAACTCCGGCGCGTGGACGTACACCGCTTGGATGTTCATCCCCGACAACTTCGCCGGCAAGACCTACTTCATCTTGCTGAACACTTACAACAACGGCGGACCTTACAGCTGGAGCGTCCAGCTCACGTTCGACTCCGCGACCGGTAAGGTCACTGACGACATCGGCTCGGGCCTGAGTCTGCCGTACATCGTGGGTGCTTGGGCGGAGATCAAGGTTGACTTCGACCTGACCGCCGACACCAAGTCCATCTACTACGGCGGCAACTTGCTCGGGGCCAGCGGCTGGAAGAACGACGGCGTTTTGAATCTCGCCGCCGTGGACCTATACAGCGAAGGGTCTCCGGTCTATTACGATAACCTGTCGCTCGTTCCCGAGCCCGGCACGCTCGCCGCGCTGGTGTTCGGCCTCGGCGCGCTCGTGATTCGACGCAAGCGCTCGTAA
- a CDS encoding peptidase S8, which produces MNLGRCLATAGVLTLLSVRALTQAPAYEVAVAPDGSPYVKGHVLVGFHGGVLPAIQLGERLFGGTVARLLPEIGVALIAYPVEHDVFPIIRTVSADPRVRFAEPDYILHTAFTPNDTYWANQWGPKKIRCEVAWDYGQGDAGTVIAIVDTGINYNHPDLNDKYVGGYDFHNGDNDPMDDNGHGTHCAGIAAAETNNATGVAGVGFNCKLMAVKVLGSNGSGTLTNVASGINYATSNGAKVINLSLGSTSSSSTLQSAVDNAWNSGAVVCCAAGNNGSTSLFYPAAYPNAIAVASTDSNDARSSFSNYGASWVDVAAPGRDIYSTYGSGYAYLSGTSMASPHVAGAAALLYSKIGGARSNATATQVRNLLESTAVYVGTWVASGRIDLGAAMAQLGGGGGQTLTFDATSVVRLIGNMRSANPALLHDDDNQFLQVSAVKSGSSRVTSYYAEYVVSSAAWVSGVIELSARASRTAGLTVQAYNWPLARWETVLSGVNLTTTEAFRTINFPSPMSDYISSSNRVRVLVRTSSGQSHTAYTDLLQIKLTSQ; this is translated from the coding sequence ATGAACTTAGGAAGATGTTTGGCGACTGCTGGCGTTCTCACTCTTCTATCGGTTCGGGCCCTCACGCAGGCCCCGGCGTACGAAGTGGCTGTTGCTCCGGACGGCAGTCCCTATGTGAAGGGACATGTCCTGGTCGGATTCCACGGTGGTGTGCTCCCCGCCATCCAACTTGGCGAGCGGCTATTCGGGGGCACCGTAGCCCGGCTGCTACCGGAGATCGGTGTCGCTCTCATCGCGTACCCGGTCGAGCATGACGTGTTTCCAATCATCCGAACGGTAAGCGCGGACCCGAGGGTTCGCTTTGCTGAACCCGACTATATCCTGCACACGGCGTTCACGCCGAACGACACGTATTGGGCCAATCAGTGGGGGCCGAAGAAGATTCGTTGCGAAGTGGCCTGGGACTATGGCCAAGGGGATGCCGGGACCGTCATCGCCATCGTGGATACCGGCATCAACTACAACCACCCGGACCTGAACGACAAATACGTCGGTGGATACGACTTCCACAATGGCGACAACGATCCAATGGACGACAACGGCCACGGCACCCACTGCGCCGGGATTGCGGCCGCCGAGACGAATAACGCTACGGGCGTCGCAGGAGTAGGCTTCAACTGCAAGCTCATGGCTGTGAAGGTCCTCGGTTCCAACGGTTCCGGTACCCTCACGAACGTCGCCTCCGGCATCAACTACGCGACGAGCAACGGTGCGAAGGTGATAAACCTGAGTTTGGGAAGCACCAGCAGCTCGAGCACACTCCAATCCGCCGTGGACAACGCTTGGAACAGCGGCGCGGTCGTGTGTTGTGCTGCGGGCAACAACGGCAGCACCTCGCTGTTCTACCCGGCTGCCTACCCGAACGCCATCGCAGTTGCCTCCACGGATAGCAACGACGCGCGTTCATCCTTCTCGAACTATGGAGCATCTTGGGTAGACGTTGCCGCACCCGGCCGCGACATCTATTCGACCTATGGCTCGGGATACGCGTATCTCTCAGGCACCTCCATGGCGTCGCCGCACGTTGCCGGCGCAGCTGCACTGCTCTACAGCAAGATTGGTGGCGCCCGAAGCAACGCCACTGCGACACAAGTCCGAAATCTGCTGGAGAGCACGGCGGTGTACGTCGGCACTTGGGTTGCTAGCGGACGCATAGACCTAGGTGCCGCCATGGCGCAGTTGGGTGGCGGAGGGGGCCAGACTCTCACCTTCGACGCCACGAGTGTGGTAAGGCTCATCGGCAACATGCGGTCGGCTAACCCCGCTCTGCTGCACGACGACGACAATCAGTTCCTGCAAGTGTCCGCAGTCAAGTCCGGCTCGTCTCGCGTTACCTCGTACTATGCCGAGTACGTCGTGTCTTCTGCCGCCTGGGTTAGCGGGGTCATCGAACTGAGTGCCCGGGCATCGAGAACGGCCGGTTTAACCGTCCAAGCTTACAATTGGCCGTTGGCTCGCTGGGAAACGGTTCTTAGCGGAGTCAACCTTACGACTACGGAAGCATTCAGGACGATCAACTTCCCGAGCCCCATGTCCGACTACATTTCATCCTCCAACCGAGTGCGCGTTCTGGTCAGGACGTCCTCTGGTCAGTCGCATACGGCCTACACGGACCTCCTGCAGATCAAGCTGACGAGTCAGTAG
- a CDS encoding MmgE/PrpD family protein — protein sequence MATVTYRLAEWAAGLRYEDLTPEAVDASKRFLYDSIGCALGGYRQEDCELLLHHLREMGGNPQCTCIGTGYRTSAVDASLFNALAIRAMDYNDIYWKADPCHPSDILSGPLAICEWKRLSGKDLIVATVIAYEIEMRLCEFGDPGIRERGWHHATLTAFAAPIAAGRALGLTAEQIQHAVGISASHSATLGAVTAGKLTMMKNTVDPMATQAGVVAALLAQKGYTGPEHVLDGKEGLMHCLGPAWKTDILTEGLGRDYRIARCGMKAFPIEALSHSPVTALLRLVETHDIHPEQVQEIRVETIARAADILSDPAKYRPASKETADHSLPYCLAVAVADRQVTPLQFTAERIADPALHPLMDTVKAVANEEFEKLFPDIQPSRVAVTLKDGRSFSERVDVPKGDYRDPMTVEEISVKFEALAEGAFDKARCDAIREALMNLEQCADISEIVPLLVAG from the coding sequence ATGGCAACCGTCACTTATCGGCTGGCGGAATGGGCCGCCGGACTGCGCTACGAAGACCTCACTCCCGAAGCCGTGGACGCTTCTAAGCGGTTTCTGTACGACTCGATCGGGTGCGCGCTTGGCGGCTACCGTCAAGAGGATTGCGAGCTGCTCCTACACCACCTTCGGGAAATGGGCGGCAACCCGCAGTGCACGTGCATAGGTACTGGGTACCGCACTTCTGCTGTGGATGCTTCGTTGTTCAACGCGCTCGCCATCCGGGCGATGGACTACAACGATATCTACTGGAAGGCCGACCCATGCCACCCGTCGGACATCCTCTCCGGACCTCTCGCCATCTGCGAATGGAAGCGTCTGTCTGGCAAAGACCTCATCGTAGCGACCGTCATCGCTTACGAGATCGAGATGCGCCTGTGTGAGTTCGGAGACCCCGGAATCCGTGAGCGAGGATGGCACCACGCGACGCTGACTGCATTCGCCGCTCCCATCGCGGCGGGCAGGGCGCTCGGACTCACTGCGGAGCAGATCCAGCACGCTGTGGGCATCTCCGCGTCACATTCGGCAACTCTGGGCGCAGTCACCGCAGGCAAGCTGACGATGATGAAGAACACCGTAGACCCGATGGCGACGCAGGCCGGAGTGGTCGCGGCACTGTTGGCGCAAAAGGGCTACACAGGGCCGGAGCACGTGCTGGACGGCAAAGAAGGCCTGATGCACTGTCTGGGACCGGCTTGGAAGACGGACATCCTCACCGAGGGACTTGGCCGCGACTACCGAATCGCACGGTGCGGCATGAAGGCGTTCCCCATCGAAGCGCTGTCCCACTCTCCTGTCACCGCACTACTACGGCTGGTCGAAACACACGACATTCATCCCGAGCAGGTTCAGGAGATTCGCGTCGAGACGATCGCCCGGGCGGCGGACATCCTCTCCGATCCCGCAAAGTACCGCCCTGCTTCCAAAGAGACTGCCGACCACAGCCTGCCTTACTGCCTCGCCGTCGCGGTTGCCGACCGCCAAGTGACACCGCTGCAGTTCACCGCAGAGCGCATCGCGGACCCGGCCCTACATCCGTTGATGGACACGGTCAAAGCCGTTGCCAATGAGGAGTTCGAGAAGTTGTTCCCGGACATCCAGCCTTCGCGCGTGGCCGTGACGCTGAAGGACGGGCGGTCCTTCTCGGAGCGAGTGGACGTCCCGAAGGGCGACTACCGCGACCCGATGACGGTCGAGGAAATCAGCGTGAAGTTCGAAGCGCTCGCCGAAGGCGCCTTCGACAAAGCGCGGTGCGATGCGATCCGAGAGGCCTTGATGAATCTGGAGCAGTGCGCAGACATCTCGGAGATTGTGCCGCTCCTGGTTGCGGGCTAG
- a CDS encoding VOC family protein, translated as MKTIIPHLWFADNAEEAVDFYTSLFPNSRVTGRMLCGESAANVTGLPEGSVLAIYFDLNGQPFVAFNAGTAVTFNDAVSFMVLCESQDEMDGYYEKLSADREAEMCGWVKDKYGLSWQLGSDEIETLVRTGEPQKVERMFAAMITMKRLDIAALKRAYAGI; from the coding sequence ATGAAGACGATTATCCCTCACCTGTGGTTTGCCGACAACGCAGAAGAGGCCGTTGACTTCTACACGTCGCTGTTCCCCAACTCGAGAGTGACTGGGAGAATGCTCTGCGGAGAGTCGGCGGCGAACGTCACGGGGTTGCCGGAAGGGTCGGTCTTGGCCATCTACTTCGACCTGAACGGACAGCCTTTCGTCGCGTTCAACGCCGGCACGGCTGTAACTTTCAACGATGCAGTCTCGTTCATGGTGCTTTGCGAGTCGCAGGACGAGATGGACGGCTACTATGAGAAGCTGTCGGCTGATCGCGAAGCCGAGATGTGCGGCTGGGTCAAGGACAAGTACGGACTTTCGTGGCAGCTCGGTTCGGACGAGATAGAAACCCTCGTGCGGACTGGGGAGCCCCAAAAGGTCGAACGCATGTTCGCGGCGATGATCACGATGAAGCGCCTCGACATCGCCGCACTCAAGCGCGCCTACGCTGGTATCTAG
- a CDS encoding substrate-binding domain-containing protein, which yields MRRTASLAVVAFGLLLFGCNPDTKNGTNQNPSNPGGGPKDVKIGFIVKSMADSWFQSETSFAKEKAKELGAELIVQEALNGNAVLTTIDSMATNGCQGIIICSPEVQLGSAIKAAAARHDMKLMSVDDRLVGGDGKPLTDIPHLGIDAYNIGKQVGQAIVDEMGRRGWKPDEVAGLAITAPALETARQRVNGAKEVLLANGFRESNIFEAPWTGSVDIAAASDAANGVLTARSHFRKWVVFSSNDDGVLGGIRAISNRGIPATGIIGVGINGALAAAEWAKGTPTGMVASVLLQPRVHGADTVEMMYRWITEGKEPPKETYTTGTIIDKNNYKEALKKQGLSLP from the coding sequence ATGCGTAGAACAGCGTCACTTGCCGTCGTTGCCTTCGGCCTGCTGTTGTTCGGCTGCAACCCCGACACCAAGAACGGCACCAACCAGAACCCCTCGAACCCAGGCGGCGGCCCTAAGGACGTGAAGATCGGCTTCATCGTCAAGTCCATGGCCGACAGCTGGTTCCAGAGCGAAACCAGCTTCGCCAAGGAGAAGGCGAAGGAACTCGGCGCCGAGCTCATCGTCCAGGAGGCGCTCAACGGGAACGCCGTGCTCACCACCATCGACTCGATGGCGACGAACGGCTGCCAGGGCATTATCATCTGCTCTCCTGAGGTGCAGTTAGGAAGCGCGATCAAGGCGGCGGCCGCGAGGCACGACATGAAGCTGATGAGCGTGGACGATCGGCTCGTCGGTGGAGATGGCAAGCCACTTACCGATATCCCGCATCTCGGCATTGATGCCTACAACATCGGCAAGCAAGTGGGTCAGGCCATCGTGGATGAGATGGGTCGTCGTGGCTGGAAGCCGGATGAGGTCGCTGGTCTGGCGATCACCGCTCCCGCGCTAGAGACGGCTAGGCAACGCGTCAACGGCGCCAAGGAAGTGCTGCTGGCGAACGGGTTCCGGGAGTCGAACATCTTCGAAGCGCCGTGGACCGGCTCGGTGGACATCGCAGCCGCGAGCGACGCGGCGAACGGCGTGCTGACAGCCCGCAGCCACTTCCGCAAGTGGGTCGTTTTCAGCTCCAACGACGATGGCGTGCTCGGGGGTATCCGGGCCATCTCGAATCGGGGCATTCCCGCCACCGGCATCATCGGGGTGGGCATCAACGGCGCACTCGCTGCAGCTGAATGGGCCAAGGGCACGCCTACCGGCATGGTAGCCTCTGTGCTGCTTCAGCCGAGAGTTCACGGAGCAGACACGGTAGAGATGATGTACCGCTGGATCACGGAAGGCAAGGAACCCCCTAAGGAGACCTACACCACTGGCACCATCATAGACAAGAACAACTACAAGGAGGCTCTGAAGAAACAGGGCCTGTCTTTGCCGTAG
- a CDS encoding ATP-binding cassette domain-containing protein, whose protein sequence is MVVGFHSISKAFAGVQALHNVSFAVADGSIHALCGENGAGKSTLLKVLSGVHRPETGHVEIDGTAYRFRTTWEALDAGVAVIYQELNLVPEMSVAENVWLGHFARKGPFVDRRELARRTTESLRRVGLDVSPWTRVGSLSLAQRQMVETAKALSRNARVIAFDEPTSSLSAREVDTLFALIRELRDRGLSVLYVSHRMDEVVQLCDACTVLRDGQHIETFESMEGVDAGLITNRMVGRELIHVKSEIPSKYGPPVLEVHGVRGPGLAEPVSLVAREGEIVGIFGLVGAGRTELLKAIYMGTEGQVLVRGVPAPRRGPDSSIRAGIVFCPEDRKKEGIVPMLSVSENINLSIRRALARLRVWLAAQRERENAQRFIERLRIRTSSLQTPVANLSGGNQQKVILARWLSEDVKAILFDEPTRGIDVGAKAEIFAIVRGLAAQGIGVVFVSSELPEILALSHRVIVMCEGRVTGEMPTSEATEQALLELALPKSASTGVSA, encoded by the coding sequence ATCGTGGTCGGCTTCCACTCCATCTCTAAGGCGTTTGCGGGCGTGCAGGCTCTGCATAACGTCTCGTTCGCCGTCGCGGATGGGAGCATCCATGCACTTTGCGGAGAAAACGGGGCAGGCAAGAGCACGCTCCTGAAGGTCCTTAGCGGGGTGCACCGGCCGGAGACCGGCCACGTCGAGATTGACGGCACGGCTTATCGCTTCCGCACCACGTGGGAGGCTTTGGATGCCGGGGTGGCGGTCATCTACCAGGAACTCAACCTGGTGCCCGAGATGAGCGTCGCCGAGAACGTGTGGCTCGGGCACTTCGCTCGGAAAGGCCCATTCGTAGACCGACGGGAGCTGGCCAGGAGGACCACCGAGTCGCTTCGGCGAGTTGGGTTGGATGTGAGCCCTTGGACGCGAGTGGGGTCCCTCAGCCTCGCTCAGAGGCAGATGGTCGAGACCGCAAAGGCTCTCTCTCGCAATGCACGGGTCATCGCCTTCGATGAGCCTACGAGCAGTCTGAGCGCGCGAGAGGTAGACACGCTGTTCGCGCTGATCCGGGAACTGCGGGATCGCGGGCTATCCGTGCTTTACGTGTCGCATCGCATGGACGAGGTGGTGCAGCTATGCGATGCGTGTACGGTGCTGCGGGATGGCCAGCATATCGAGACCTTTGAGAGCATGGAGGGCGTGGACGCAGGGCTGATCACCAACCGCATGGTAGGCAGAGAACTGATCCACGTCAAGTCGGAGATCCCGTCGAAGTACGGACCGCCGGTCCTCGAGGTGCACGGCGTACGTGGGCCGGGCCTCGCCGAGCCGGTCAGCCTGGTTGCCAGGGAAGGGGAGATCGTGGGCATCTTCGGGCTGGTCGGTGCGGGCAGGACGGAGCTGCTCAAAGCTATCTACATGGGTACGGAAGGCCAGGTGCTAGTGCGGGGCGTACCCGCCCCACGCCGTGGGCCCGATTCGTCCATTCGTGCAGGCATCGTCTTCTGTCCAGAGGATCGAAAGAAGGAGGGCATCGTCCCAATGCTCTCCGTCTCCGAGAACATCAACCTCAGCATCCGGCGAGCGCTGGCGCGCCTGCGGGTATGGCTTGCCGCTCAGCGGGAGCGGGAGAACGCGCAGCGCTTCATCGAAAGGCTCCGCATCCGCACAAGCTCGCTGCAGACACCGGTGGCCAACCTGAGTGGAGGGAACCAGCAGAAGGTGATCCTCGCGCGTTGGCTCAGCGAGGACGTCAAGGCAATTCTCTTCGACGAGCCTACGAGGGGCATAGACGTCGGTGCCAAAGCCGAGATCTTCGCAATCGTTCGCGGGCTCGCCGCGCAGGGCATCGGCGTGGTGTTCGTCAGCAGCGAGCTGCCCGAGATACTGGCGCTCAGCCACCGTGTCATCGTCATGTGCGAGGGTCGTGTCACGGGTGAGATGCCCACCTCGGAGGCCACCGAGCAGGCCTTACTCGAGCTTGCTCTGCCCAAATCCGCCTCCACCGGAGTTTCTGCATGA
- the araH gene encoding L-arabinose ABC transporter permease AraH, whose amino-acid sequence MNVKQFVVQSGMIIVFGFVVLAAFLIAPQFLSLNNMISLGLQVTSVGIVACAMLFCLAGGDFDLSVGSTLALGGMVAVLVANASGSLWLGTVAAVGAGAAVGSVNGVVISRFGINALITTLATMQIVRGLTNILGHGTPVTASRPGFEYLGNQTFFSIPLPIWIMIGFFVLFGILLNKTVFGRNTLAIGGNREAAHLAGIPVARTKMAVFIISGMAAAFAGVITASRLVVASNNAGEKLELQAISACVLGGVSLSGGVGTMSGTVVGVLIMGIVENVMRLKNVDAFYQMVVTGIILLLAVLLDRAKYRLLAKQ is encoded by the coding sequence ATGAACGTAAAGCAGTTCGTCGTCCAGTCGGGCATGATCATCGTGTTCGGTTTCGTCGTATTGGCCGCATTCCTGATCGCGCCGCAATTCCTCAGCCTGAACAACATGATCAGCTTAGGGCTGCAGGTGACGTCGGTCGGGATCGTGGCGTGCGCGATGCTGTTCTGCCTGGCGGGTGGAGACTTCGATCTGTCGGTCGGCTCGACGTTGGCGCTGGGCGGGATGGTCGCAGTGCTGGTTGCGAATGCGAGCGGCAGCCTGTGGCTCGGGACGGTAGCCGCAGTGGGTGCGGGTGCGGCAGTCGGGTCCGTGAACGGCGTCGTGATCTCGCGCTTCGGCATCAACGCGCTAATCACCACGCTGGCCACCATGCAGATCGTGCGCGGTCTGACGAATATCCTGGGGCACGGGACCCCGGTGACCGCTTCACGCCCGGGCTTCGAGTACTTGGGCAATCAAACGTTCTTCTCGATTCCGCTGCCAATCTGGATCATGATCGGGTTCTTCGTGTTGTTCGGCATCTTGCTTAACAAGACGGTGTTCGGGCGAAACACGCTGGCCATCGGCGGCAACCGCGAAGCGGCGCATTTGGCCGGCATCCCAGTGGCGAGGACCAAGATGGCCGTGTTCATCATCTCGGGGATGGCAGCAGCCTTCGCGGGGGTCATCACGGCATCGCGCCTGGTCGTGGCGAGCAACAATGCCGGTGAGAAGTTGGAGCTTCAGGCAATCTCGGCTTGCGTGTTGGGTGGTGTGTCGCTGTCTGGGGGCGTGGGTACGATGAGCGGTACCGTGGTAGGGGTGCTGATCATGGGGATCGTCGAGAACGTGATGCGTCTGAAAAACGTGGATGCGTTCTATCAGATGGTGGTGACGGGCATTATCCTGCTGCTCGCCGTGCTGCTCGACCGTGCCAAGTACCGGCTGCTAGCGAAGCAGTAG
- a CDS encoding DUF1854 domain-containing protein, translating to MSGDRPMPQVRVLEPGDLQIEMDEHKLTPKMTVGGETTYYDVHFARAYPFSDPERYIGAYDAEGNEIGLIADISALPEPQAAIVRQDLSRRYFTPAILAIKGLKQDATLWLFDVETTRGRCEFYVRHWRDNAYELSPGRWMITSVDGVRFEIPDWSALDERSKVLLEQLN from the coding sequence ATGAGTGGCGATCGGCCGATGCCGCAGGTCCGAGTGCTGGAGCCCGGCGATCTGCAGATCGAGATGGACGAGCACAAGCTGACCCCCAAGATGACCGTGGGCGGTGAGACGACCTACTACGACGTTCACTTCGCACGCGCCTACCCATTCTCCGACCCTGAGCGCTACATCGGAGCATATGACGCCGAAGGCAACGAGATCGGACTGATCGCCGACATCTCGGCCCTGCCCGAGCCACAAGCGGCAATCGTCCGACAGGATCTTTCCCGCCGCTACTTCACCCCCGCAATCCTCGCCATCAAGGGCTTGAAGCAGGACGCCACCCTCTGGCTGTTCGACGTCGAGACCACCCGTGGGCGCTGCGAGTTCTACGTGCGGCATTGGCGCGACAACGCGTACGAGCTATCGCCCGGCAGGTGGATGATTACCAGCGTGGACGGCGTGCGCTTCGAGATTCCGGACTGGTCTGCCCTGGACGAGCGAAGCAAGGTGTTGCTGGAGCAACTGAACTAG
- a CDS encoding ComF family protein, translating to MLLVEGLLDLLFPPRCGVCDGLRRPIFCDDCRQLLAPIVGPVCPRCGRPGRPCDRCQNTPAPCRSAFHYDGAAGAAVRRLKYDRVYALGSAIGELLAESVRAWPEVADVDEVLPVPIHVSRQRERTFNQAELIARPVARALRLSCATDVLIRHRRTPPQVGRSRQERRRNIEGAFRVVNRGRVTGRSFMLVDDVYTSGYTLRECAAELMSAGASHVTAITVCRED from the coding sequence ATGCTGCTGGTCGAGGGTTTGCTCGACCTACTGTTTCCTCCGCGTTGCGGAGTCTGCGACGGCCTTCGACGCCCGATCTTCTGCGACGACTGCCGACAGCTGCTCGCACCCATCGTCGGTCCTGTGTGCCCGCGCTGTGGGCGGCCCGGCCGCCCCTGCGACCGCTGCCAGAATACACCCGCTCCTTGCCGCTCGGCCTTCCATTACGACGGGGCGGCAGGCGCTGCCGTACGAAGGCTGAAATACGACCGCGTCTATGCGCTCGGCTCCGCTATCGGCGAGTTGCTCGCCGAATCCGTCCGGGCTTGGCCCGAGGTTGCCGATGTGGACGAGGTGCTACCGGTCCCAATCCACGTCTCTCGGCAGCGGGAGAGGACCTTCAACCAGGCCGAGCTGATTGCCAGACCAGTTGCAAGGGCCTTGAGACTGAGCTGCGCTACGGACGTGCTCATCCGTCACCGGCGAACTCCTCCGCAAGTGGGTCGCTCACGACAGGAGCGGCGGAGGAACATCGAGGGGGCTTTCCGAGTAGTCAACCGGGGTCGGGTGACCGGGCGGAGCTTCATGCTGGTGGACGACGTGTACACGTCCGGCTACACTTTGCGGGAGTGTGCGGCGGAGCTGATGTCGGCAGGCGCGAGCCACGTCACGGCTATAACGGTGTGTAGGGAAGACTGA